Proteins from a genomic interval of Kribbella aluminosa:
- a CDS encoding SDR family NAD(P)-dependent oxidoreductase, whose product MTLTGQRVLVTGGTRGIGRAIADAFLGRGCEVVTIDVDPADTSWPHYQFDLADTAGIADLVSTIVQQEGPLDVLVNCAAIPSRVAFADLGIDHFDQVMSVNLKAAVFLAQAVARGMADRGYGRIVNITSIHGSRGERECLVYDMSKAALGALTRTLGVELAGSGILVTAVAPGFIDTRGADLTTDSFTTVYQQFGKLPLGRAGRPEEVAEQVVWLASPQNSYVTGTALAVDGGLSATF is encoded by the coding sequence ATGACATTGACGGGTCAACGTGTACTGGTGACCGGCGGCACCCGGGGGATCGGACGAGCCATCGCCGATGCGTTCCTAGGCAGGGGATGCGAGGTCGTCACGATCGACGTCGATCCCGCCGACACGTCCTGGCCGCACTACCAATTCGATCTGGCGGACACCGCCGGGATCGCTGATCTGGTATCGACGATAGTGCAGCAGGAGGGACCGCTCGACGTCCTGGTCAACTGTGCCGCGATCCCCAGCCGGGTGGCGTTTGCGGACCTCGGGATCGACCACTTCGACCAGGTGATGAGCGTCAATCTCAAGGCGGCGGTCTTCCTGGCCCAAGCCGTTGCCCGTGGAATGGCTGACCGCGGCTACGGCCGAATCGTCAACATCACGTCGATCCACGGCTCCCGCGGTGAACGAGAGTGTCTTGTCTACGACATGTCCAAGGCCGCACTGGGCGCGTTGACCCGGACGCTCGGTGTGGAGCTGGCCGGATCCGGAATCCTGGTCACCGCCGTAGCGCCGGGTTTCATCGACACCCGTGGCGCCGATCTGACGACGGACAGCTTCACGACGGTCTACCAGCAGTTCGGCAAGCTGCCGCTCGGCCGTGCCGGGCGGCCCGAAGAGGTCGCCGAACAGGTCGTTTGGCTGGCCAGCCCGCAGAACAGCTACGTGACCGGAACCGCGTTGGCCGTCGACGGTGGCCTCTCGGCCACCTTCTGA
- a CDS encoding DUF4838 domain-containing protein, whose protein sequence is MSFELSRRSLLGGLGATAVAFGLTRTSSAAGATGLPFVVDGAAKAVVVVPDAADPQVSAAAATLISTIATSTGVTLPRLTESAATETAYPGWTRIRLRVASDRDTDELSRQALSLPGDGYLIAPAQTAVTVIAASPWGTRFGTYALLTKVVGAEWIMPGPSGADIPASTNLDGPAATILSVPAFASRQLYPLGIGNTWDSTNVLAKWGAQNRMHETRSYSHNLSRIFSPALYGDPQKPDTYRPQLYPLRGGVPYIPPATTATGWQPRLTVPETVDIAAQAAISAFDADPERRAFSLGINDSGGFSEDEYELSGYDEFGLRSLSNVYYAWVNAVAEKVAVAYPDRLLGLIAYNEVAAPPDFDVHPNVMPYLCRDRYGWVDPGTKAADLRRHEAWQRRASTLGWYDYAYGAPYPIPRIAGTALQDAYSYAAGHDVQGVFAELAPNWGDGPKAWMFTKLLWDPSLDASALLEEWCRRAVGPAAAADLIAYFQTWEAIWTDRVPATEWFGATGGSTYFPFYQADFIDVIEPAEIAQQRQRLERVELQADSAPRKARAEVLQRAFSYYEASVLSFPRATPPPVDEITASALLDDVTGRLDDSIALAAKRGQLIDEFNGDPLLRHSTDARKVGMNWSGWNLPVLWQLAEFIQCGGAAAAHVRTKVRQLIDSAASANVKSYAEMLLQVADREVTTLGVNTRFADGTIAPWLIESSEPPREPAVIATEHGRHLLRVAGGFRSGGISQAIAVQPGLIRHHLRYRVTADAGSGGAMQLTWYLLNATGGLVQLYRGRRRQLSGTGGHWTDLVGLEMLPAGVTTAKLYVSFLGIPAQTTVDFDRIEFNQLR, encoded by the coding sequence ATGTCTTTCGAGCTGTCCAGACGTTCCCTGCTCGGTGGCCTCGGAGCGACCGCGGTCGCCTTCGGCCTGACCCGGACCTCGTCAGCGGCCGGCGCCACCGGCCTGCCTTTCGTGGTCGACGGGGCCGCCAAAGCAGTCGTCGTCGTACCGGACGCTGCCGATCCGCAAGTGAGTGCGGCGGCCGCGACATTGATTTCGACGATCGCGACCTCAACCGGCGTGACCCTCCCAAGGCTTACCGAGTCGGCAGCTACGGAGACCGCCTACCCAGGATGGACCCGGATCAGACTGCGCGTCGCAAGCGACCGAGACACCGACGAACTCAGCCGGCAGGCGCTCTCGTTACCCGGCGACGGCTACTTGATCGCACCGGCCCAGACGGCGGTCACCGTCATCGCGGCATCGCCGTGGGGTACTCGATTCGGAACCTACGCGCTGCTGACCAAGGTCGTCGGCGCCGAGTGGATCATGCCCGGCCCGTCCGGCGCGGACATCCCGGCGTCGACGAATCTCGACGGGCCGGCAGCGACGATCCTGTCGGTACCTGCCTTCGCCAGTCGTCAGCTCTATCCGCTGGGCATCGGAAACACCTGGGACAGTACGAACGTCCTGGCCAAGTGGGGCGCCCAGAACCGCATGCACGAGACGCGAAGCTATTCGCACAACCTGTCGCGGATCTTCTCTCCGGCCCTGTACGGCGATCCGCAGAAGCCGGATACCTATCGACCTCAGCTCTATCCCCTCCGAGGTGGCGTACCGTACATCCCGCCGGCGACGACGGCCACCGGCTGGCAGCCGCGCCTGACTGTGCCGGAAACGGTTGATATCGCCGCGCAGGCGGCGATCAGCGCCTTCGACGCGGACCCGGAACGCCGGGCGTTCTCGCTCGGCATCAACGACTCCGGCGGATTCAGCGAAGACGAGTACGAGCTGAGCGGGTACGACGAGTTCGGCCTCCGCAGCCTGTCGAACGTCTACTACGCCTGGGTCAACGCCGTCGCCGAAAAGGTCGCCGTCGCCTATCCGGATCGGCTGCTCGGGCTCATCGCCTACAACGAGGTGGCCGCCCCGCCGGACTTCGACGTACACCCGAACGTGATGCCGTATCTCTGTCGCGATCGGTACGGCTGGGTCGATCCGGGCACCAAGGCGGCTGATCTCCGCAGACACGAGGCCTGGCAGCGGCGGGCGTCGACCTTGGGCTGGTACGACTACGCGTACGGCGCTCCCTACCCGATCCCCCGGATCGCCGGCACGGCACTCCAGGACGCGTATTCGTACGCGGCCGGTCATGACGTTCAAGGCGTCTTCGCCGAGCTCGCGCCGAACTGGGGCGACGGGCCGAAGGCCTGGATGTTCACGAAGCTCCTGTGGGACCCGAGCCTGGATGCGTCAGCCCTGCTGGAGGAGTGGTGCCGGCGGGCCGTCGGGCCGGCTGCCGCCGCCGATCTGATCGCCTACTTCCAAACCTGGGAAGCGATCTGGACAGATCGGGTGCCTGCCACCGAATGGTTCGGCGCCACTGGTGGGTCGACCTACTTTCCCTTCTACCAGGCCGACTTCATCGACGTCATCGAGCCTGCCGAGATCGCCCAGCAGCGCCAACGCCTGGAACGCGTCGAGCTCCAGGCCGACTCCGCGCCGAGGAAGGCCAGGGCCGAGGTCCTGCAGCGTGCGTTCTCCTATTACGAGGCGTCGGTCCTCAGCTTTCCGCGCGCGACCCCGCCACCGGTTGACGAGATCACCGCGTCGGCCCTGTTGGACGACGTGACCGGCCGGCTGGACGATTCCATCGCCCTCGCCGCCAAGCGAGGCCAGCTGATCGACGAATTCAACGGGGACCCGCTGCTTCGCCACTCCACGGACGCCCGGAAGGTGGGGATGAACTGGTCGGGCTGGAACCTGCCGGTGCTCTGGCAGCTGGCCGAGTTCATCCAGTGCGGCGGCGCGGCTGCCGCGCACGTACGGACGAAGGTCCGGCAGCTGATCGATTCGGCAGCGTCGGCGAACGTCAAGAGCTACGCCGAGATGTTGCTGCAGGTGGCGGATCGCGAGGTGACCACGCTCGGTGTGAACACCCGGTTCGCCGACGGGACGATCGCGCCCTGGCTGATCGAGTCCAGCGAACCGCCGCGCGAACCCGCGGTCATCGCGACCGAGCACGGTCGCCACCTTCTCCGGGTGGCCGGCGGCTTTCGCTCGGGCGGTATTTCCCAGGCCATTGCGGTGCAGCCAGGGCTGATCAGGCACCACCTCCGGTACCGGGTCACCGCGGATGCAGGCTCCGGTGGTGCGATGCAGCTGACCTGGTACCTGCTCAACGCCACCGGCGGCCTCGTCCAGCTGTATCGCGGCCGCCGTCGTCAGCTGTCCGGCACCGGCGGGCACTGGACCGACCTGGTAGGACTGGAGATGCTGCCGGCCGGAGTGACCACGGCCAAGCTGTACGTGTCGTTCCTGGGCATCCCGGCCCAGACCACGGTTGATTTCGATCGGATCGAGTTCAACCAGCTCCGCTGA
- a CDS encoding carbohydrate ABC transporter permease: protein MTSLTRRPHAPAEVGKMIILTLCCLIVLGPFVMVVSTSLADSSQVGRGGGLVLWPERPTFDAYRSILAGGQVTTALGVSAFVTIVGTLLALAVTSTLAYALSRTHLLFGRVILLGVLATMLFSAGMIPMYLTVKQFGLLNSLWALIIPVTVSAFNVIVMRAFFGSLPAELTEAALIDGAGEFRIFWTIVLPLSKPILAAIGLFYAVNFWNTFFSAMLYIDDQKKWPIQLVLRQYLINNSQVGVTDAGAVPPSQPALQMAILVLSLIPIACVYPFLQKHFTKGVLTGAVKG from the coding sequence ATGACCTCGCTCACTCGTCGGCCGCACGCACCGGCCGAGGTCGGCAAGATGATCATCTTGACGCTGTGCTGCCTGATCGTGCTCGGCCCGTTCGTGATGGTGGTTTCGACCTCGCTCGCCGATTCGTCGCAGGTCGGCCGAGGTGGCGGCCTGGTGCTGTGGCCGGAGCGTCCGACGTTCGACGCCTACCGGTCGATCCTCGCCGGCGGGCAGGTGACGACCGCGCTCGGAGTCTCCGCCTTTGTCACGATCGTGGGCACGCTGCTGGCTCTGGCGGTGACGTCGACGCTGGCCTACGCGTTGTCGCGCACGCACCTGTTGTTCGGGCGGGTGATCCTGCTGGGCGTCCTGGCCACCATGCTCTTCTCCGCCGGCATGATCCCGATGTATCTGACGGTCAAACAGTTCGGATTGCTGAACTCGCTGTGGGCCTTGATCATCCCGGTGACCGTCAGCGCCTTCAACGTCATCGTCATGCGCGCGTTCTTCGGAAGCCTTCCCGCTGAACTGACGGAGGCGGCTCTGATCGACGGTGCCGGCGAGTTCAGGATCTTCTGGACCATCGTGCTGCCGCTGTCGAAGCCGATCCTGGCTGCTATCGGGCTCTTCTACGCCGTGAACTTCTGGAACACCTTCTTCTCGGCGATGCTCTACATCGACGACCAGAAGAAGTGGCCGATCCAACTGGTCCTGCGGCAGTACCTCATCAACAACAGCCAAGTCGGCGTCACCGATGCCGGCGCCGTGCCACCGTCCCAGCCGGCCTTGCAGATGGCGATCCTGGTGCTCTCGCTGATCCCGATCGCTTGTGTCTATCCCTTCCTGCAGAAGCACTTCACCAAGGGAGTTCTCACCGGCGCGGTCAAGGGCTGA
- a CDS encoding ABC transporter permease — protein sequence MSSRSEPPRALLARRLRRDWSLLLLALPGVAIFASFYYLPLLGNVIAFKDYQPFIGILGSDWVGLGNFSILFDGDPAFLNALRNTLIITFLQLIFTFPAPIALALLMNSLVSERFKRVVQSVLYLPHFLSWVVVVAIFQHVLGFGGPLEQLMSALGGPHPEIIGNPSFFKPLLILQDIWKNCGWGTILFLAALAGIDQNLYEAAEVDGASRWRQLFHITLPGIRPVIILILILRIGDLLSVGFEQIVLQQAAVGAHASEVLDTYVYNNGIVGGEWGTSAAVGLVKGVIGVVLVLAANKLAHLFGEAGIYQGADK from the coding sequence GTGAGCTCCCGTTCGGAACCGCCGCGCGCCCTGCTCGCGCGGCGGCTGCGGCGAGACTGGAGTCTGTTGCTGCTGGCATTGCCCGGTGTGGCGATCTTCGCGAGCTTCTACTATCTGCCGCTGCTCGGAAATGTGATCGCGTTCAAGGACTATCAGCCCTTCATCGGGATCCTCGGGTCGGACTGGGTCGGGCTGGGCAATTTCTCGATCCTGTTCGACGGGGATCCGGCCTTCCTGAACGCGCTGCGAAACACGCTGATCATCACGTTCCTGCAGTTGATCTTCACGTTTCCGGCGCCGATCGCCCTGGCCCTGTTGATGAACAGCCTGGTCTCCGAGCGGTTCAAGCGGGTCGTGCAGTCCGTCCTCTACCTGCCGCACTTCCTGTCCTGGGTCGTCGTCGTTGCGATCTTCCAGCACGTGCTGGGCTTCGGCGGCCCGCTGGAGCAGCTGATGTCCGCGCTCGGTGGACCGCACCCGGAGATCATCGGCAATCCGAGCTTCTTCAAGCCGCTGCTGATCCTCCAGGACATCTGGAAGAACTGCGGCTGGGGAACGATCCTGTTCCTTGCCGCCCTTGCTGGAATCGACCAGAACCTGTACGAGGCGGCCGAGGTCGACGGCGCCAGCCGCTGGCGGCAGCTGTTCCACATCACGCTGCCAGGTATCCGGCCGGTGATCATCTTGATCCTGATCCTGCGCATCGGCGACCTCTTGTCGGTCGGCTTCGAGCAGATCGTCCTGCAGCAGGCTGCCGTCGGTGCGCACGCCTCCGAGGTGCTGGACACCTATGTCTACAACAACGGGATCGTCGGCGGAGAGTGGGGCACGTCCGCGGCGGTCGGTCTCGTCAAGGGTGTGATCGGCGTCGTGCTCGTACTCGCCGCCAACAAGCTGGCGCATCTGTTCGGTGAAGCCGGCATCTACCAAGGAGCCGACAAATGA
- a CDS encoding GntR family transcriptional regulator: protein MNDIPKHLFLRRELEKDIAQLPPHAQLPTERELTARFEVSRMTLRQALGGLLDDGLIYRVGRTGTFVAESRISKDRSLTSFTEDMRTRGMVPSSSLIDAAAEPADDAQARDFGLEPNTPLARIERLRLADGIPMCHEVVRVPLRLMPDILTADLTGSLYDLFGRHFRIRVASSIQRTRAISLDRPIARWLMVPAKSPALQVRRITSDTTSQVVEIATSTYRADRYDFTHLIRRQSS from the coding sequence ATGAATGACATTCCCAAACACCTCTTCTTACGGCGCGAATTGGAGAAAGACATCGCGCAGCTGCCTCCGCACGCGCAATTGCCGACCGAGCGCGAACTGACCGCACGGTTCGAGGTCAGCAGGATGACTTTGCGGCAGGCGCTCGGCGGACTCCTCGATGACGGACTGATCTACCGAGTCGGACGCACCGGGACTTTTGTCGCCGAGTCGCGAATTTCGAAGGACCGGTCCCTCACGTCATTCACCGAGGACATGCGGACCCGCGGCATGGTCCCGAGTTCGAGCTTGATCGACGCGGCGGCGGAGCCGGCGGACGACGCCCAGGCCCGCGACTTCGGGCTCGAACCGAACACCCCGCTGGCCCGCATCGAGCGGCTCCGCCTGGCCGACGGGATTCCCATGTGCCACGAGGTGGTCCGGGTCCCACTGCGGTTGATGCCGGACATCCTGACCGCCGACCTGACGGGGTCGCTGTACGACTTGTTCGGCCGGCACTTCCGGATCCGGGTGGCCAGCTCGATCCAGCGGACGCGGGCGATCTCGCTCGACCGCCCGATCGCCCGGTGGCTGATGGTGCCGGCAAAGTCACCCGCACTCCAAGTCAGGCGCATAACCAGTGACACTACTTCGCAGGTCGTGGAGATCGCAACCTCCACGTACCGCGCCGACCGGTACGACTTCACGCACCTGATCCGACGGCAGTCGAGCTGA
- a CDS encoding FAD-dependent oxidoreductase — MVPGSDRSLEAASAHSPSSAEESEWPEILVVGGGLGGIAAALAAAELGARVLLTEESAWLGGQLTSQGVPPDENGLIETIGGTGTYRRLRRGIRAYYRDHQKLTQAAARSSFLNPGNAHVSRIAHEPRAALAAIDELCAPLLASGRMRIRRGWTPVSASSEADAVRSVTFSTADGDLITVEPSYVLDATEDGGLLDLVGCEHVLGSEAQTDTGEPRALTGAADPLDQQAITWCLAVEHRPGERHEIGKPADYDMWRAYRPDFWPGPLLSFTGCNPHTPREAITWPLFAEPGGWSLWTYRRIRDGSLHDPATSDISILNWPQNDYFVDPVVGVTPEQREARLAAARNLSLSLLYWLQTEAPRSDGGTGYPELAPAANVFGTADGLALRPYLREGRRIQAVTTVVEQDIAFDSRPDGPLQFADSVGVGHYRIDLHPSTGGRNYIDFAAHPFQVPLGALIPIRLRNLLPAAKNIGSTHITNGCYRLHPVEWTIGEAAGALAAFCLRHNVQPGQVQATAALTEQLQSILTDKFDTTLRWPTDYTEGYIAGEVAKRRERS, encoded by the coding sequence ATGGTGCCGGGATCCGACCGCTCCCTCGAAGCTGCTTCTGCTCATTCTCCAAGCTCTGCGGAGGAATCCGAGTGGCCGGAGATCCTGGTCGTGGGCGGCGGTCTTGGCGGCATCGCCGCGGCCCTGGCGGCGGCCGAACTCGGCGCCCGCGTGCTGCTGACGGAGGAGTCGGCATGGCTCGGCGGCCAGTTGACTTCCCAAGGCGTGCCGCCCGACGAGAACGGCCTGATCGAGACGATCGGCGGCACCGGCACCTATCGCCGGCTTCGGCGGGGCATCCGTGCGTACTACCGGGATCACCAGAAATTGACCCAGGCGGCCGCCCGGTCCTCCTTCCTGAATCCCGGTAACGCCCACGTGAGCAGAATCGCCCACGAGCCTCGGGCCGCGTTGGCGGCCATCGATGAGTTGTGCGCCCCCCTGCTGGCCAGCGGTCGGATGCGGATCCGGCGTGGGTGGACGCCGGTCAGCGCGTCCAGCGAGGCCGACGCCGTCCGGTCCGTCACCTTCTCCACCGCGGACGGAGACCTGATCACGGTCGAGCCGAGCTATGTGCTGGATGCTACTGAGGACGGCGGTTTGCTCGACCTGGTCGGCTGCGAACACGTGCTCGGTTCCGAGGCACAGACCGACACCGGTGAGCCGCGTGCTCTGACGGGCGCCGCCGATCCCCTTGACCAACAAGCCATCACCTGGTGCCTCGCAGTCGAGCATCGCCCCGGCGAACGTCATGAGATCGGCAAGCCGGCTGACTACGACATGTGGCGTGCCTACCGGCCCGACTTCTGGCCCGGGCCGCTGCTGTCCTTTACCGGCTGCAACCCACACACGCCTCGAGAGGCGATCACCTGGCCGCTGTTCGCCGAGCCCGGCGGCTGGTCGCTGTGGACCTACCGCCGGATCCGCGACGGATCCCTGCACGATCCGGCGACGAGCGACATCTCGATCCTGAACTGGCCGCAGAACGACTACTTCGTCGATCCGGTCGTGGGCGTCACCCCCGAACAGAGAGAAGCCAGGCTGGCCGCGGCGCGCAACCTGTCGCTGTCGCTGCTGTACTGGCTACAGACCGAGGCTCCCCGCAGCGACGGCGGCACCGGCTATCCAGAGCTCGCGCCCGCCGCGAACGTGTTCGGCACCGCCGACGGGCTGGCTCTCCGGCCGTACCTCCGGGAAGGACGGCGAATCCAGGCAGTCACCACTGTCGTCGAGCAGGACATTGCCTTCGACAGCCGGCCCGATGGACCGCTCCAGTTCGCGGACTCGGTCGGTGTCGGTCACTACCGGATCGACCTGCACCCGAGCACCGGCGGCCGCAATTATATCGATTTCGCGGCCCATCCGTTCCAGGTGCCACTCGGAGCGCTGATACCGATCCGGTTGCGGAACCTGTTGCCTGCGGCAAAGAACATCGGGTCGACCCACATCACCAATGGTTGCTATCGCCTGCATCCGGTCGAGTGGACCATCGGCGAAGCGGCCGGAGCATTGGCCGCCTTCTGCCTGAGACACAACGTCCAGCCCGGCCAGGTCCAGGCGACCGCCGCACTCACCGAACAGCTGCAAAGCATTCTCACCGACAAGTTCGATACCACGCTGCGCTGGCCGACGGACTACACCGAGGGCTATATCGCCGGCGAGGTCGCCAAACGCCGAGAAAGAAGCTGA
- a CDS encoding SGNH/GDSL hydrolase family protein translates to MIATPAGFDPPSDPMDGVRSLFGSPDPVTWLFTGDSVTQGSAYLHGHRDYTQLFAERVRVELKRSADAVINTAVGGRTIAAVAADADRAILRYRPDVVIFGAGLNDSRGGAEGVASFVDTYRDLCRQVGAAGARIVLQTPNGFLPSAADFIVDHLASYTEAIRALAVELALPLIDHAEVWATATDEAVPDEWIGSGCHPNHFGHRVMANAVLRSLGIFDPDSATCRLYIP, encoded by the coding sequence ATGATCGCAACCCCGGCCGGCTTCGATCCGCCTTCGGACCCGATGGATGGCGTACGGTCGCTGTTCGGGTCTCCCGACCCGGTGACGTGGCTCTTTACCGGGGACAGCGTGACCCAGGGCTCCGCCTATCTGCACGGCCATCGCGACTACACCCAGCTCTTCGCGGAACGCGTACGGGTCGAGCTCAAGCGCTCGGCCGATGCCGTGATCAACACCGCGGTCGGCGGCCGTACGATCGCCGCGGTCGCAGCCGACGCCGATCGCGCGATTCTCCGCTATCGACCGGATGTGGTGATCTTCGGGGCCGGCCTCAACGACTCCCGCGGTGGGGCCGAGGGTGTGGCGTCCTTCGTCGACACCTACCGCGACCTGTGCCGGCAGGTGGGTGCGGCCGGCGCCAGAATCGTCCTCCAGACACCGAATGGCTTCCTGCCCTCGGCAGCCGATTTCATCGTCGATCATCTCGCCTCGTACACCGAGGCGATCCGGGCGCTGGCCGTTGAACTGGCGCTTCCGCTGATCGATCACGCCGAGGTGTGGGCGACCGCCACCGACGAGGCGGTGCCGGACGAGTGGATCGGCAGTGGCTGCCATCCGAACCACTTCGGCCATCGCGTGATGGCGAACGCCGTCTTGCGGAGCCTCGGCATCTTCGACCCGGACTCGGCGACCTGCCGACTCTACATTCCCTGA
- a CDS encoding Gfo/Idh/MocA family protein, translated as MIRIGILGLGGIGATHAQALAALADSGTEVSLEAFSGSGQSAAEFGWPDARRLAAGELIADQSIDVLAVCSPSALHAEHTSAALRAGKHVVVEKPMALTTADAERVRDQAAAAGLIVSPVAQRRFEPLNLELKAAIASGRLGRVVLGETFVHWHRSDEYYAEADWRADADGGGGSLMNQGLHNADLLCWLFGGAVAVAGHTATLGHDIAAEDTAVAAIRFANGALGVIATTTATRVGEPSELSIWTTTGSVHLTQSGISRWDFPTAPRPTEIEVPPSGASDPRAIGIAGHVAQWADVLRALIAGTEPMITADDGVATVAVLDGIYRSAAGHRPAQGM; from the coding sequence ATGATCAGGATCGGCATCCTCGGGCTGGGTGGAATCGGGGCGACTCATGCGCAGGCGCTGGCCGCCCTGGCAGATTCGGGTACCGAGGTGTCGCTGGAGGCGTTCAGCGGATCGGGACAGTCGGCCGCTGAGTTCGGGTGGCCCGATGCGCGACGTCTGGCGGCCGGCGAGCTGATCGCCGACCAGAGCATCGACGTGCTGGCGGTGTGCTCGCCGAGTGCGTTGCACGCCGAGCACACGTCGGCTGCACTGCGTGCCGGCAAGCACGTGGTGGTCGAGAAGCCGATGGCGCTGACCACGGCGGACGCCGAACGCGTACGCGATCAGGCCGCCGCCGCCGGCCTGATCGTCAGCCCGGTCGCCCAACGGCGGTTCGAGCCGCTGAACCTCGAGCTCAAGGCGGCCATCGCGTCAGGGCGACTCGGTCGTGTCGTCCTCGGCGAGACGTTCGTCCATTGGCACCGCTCTGACGAGTACTACGCGGAGGCTGACTGGCGAGCCGATGCCGACGGCGGCGGCGGATCCCTGATGAACCAGGGTCTGCACAATGCCGACCTGCTCTGTTGGCTGTTCGGTGGTGCCGTCGCGGTGGCCGGGCATACGGCGACACTTGGCCACGACATCGCGGCCGAGGACACCGCGGTCGCCGCAATCCGCTTTGCCAATGGCGCGCTCGGCGTCATCGCCACCACCACCGCCACACGCGTGGGCGAGCCGTCCGAACTGTCGATCTGGACGACCACCGGCTCGGTCCACCTCACCCAGTCGGGCATCAGCCGGTGGGACTTCCCGACCGCGCCGCGTCCTACCGAGATCGAGGTGCCGCCCAGCGGCGCCTCGGATCCAAGAGCCATCGGCATCGCCGGCCATGTCGCCCAATGGGCCGACGTGCTCCGAGCCCTGATCGCGGGCACCGAACCGATGATCACAGCCGACGACGGAGTCGCGACCGTCGCCGTCCTCGATGGAATCTATCGCTCCGCCGCCGGCCACCGGCCTGCTCAGGGAATGTAG
- a CDS encoding Gfo/Idh/MocA family protein encodes MPNDPSTGVLEDKIKIGIVGLGRSGWDIHAAGIARLPELFQIVAVADPDAGRREEAAARFGCETYAEPSQLLADPAVDVVTVATPSHTHVSVASAALAAGKHVVVEKPIATTVEDVDRLVELAAEAERVVTAFQNQRLEPSFLAIRDIIDSGRIGEPLLIRRTTHRYSRRDDWQTLRRMGGGELPNTALHFLDQLMTLVPDAELQIFADLRHTISAGDAEDHVKLTIRPDHGPVIDLESSMAIASPQEPWFVAGTLGTITGTAQLLHVRRTDLSGLPVREAKDTAPDGRAYPASEALDWEETTVTVDPEDRRTDQYYELLYDTIRNKAEPFVTMRSVRRVVDVMETARRLSNFP; translated from the coding sequence ATGCCGAACGACCCGAGCACAGGCGTGCTCGAAGACAAGATCAAGATCGGTATCGTCGGACTTGGCCGCAGCGGCTGGGACATCCACGCCGCAGGCATCGCGCGGCTGCCGGAGCTGTTCCAGATCGTGGCCGTGGCCGACCCGGATGCCGGCCGCCGAGAGGAGGCGGCCGCTCGTTTCGGTTGCGAAACCTACGCCGAGCCGTCCCAACTGCTCGCCGATCCGGCGGTGGACGTGGTCACCGTGGCCACGCCGTCACACACCCATGTATCCGTGGCCTCGGCAGCGCTGGCGGCCGGCAAGCACGTCGTGGTGGAGAAGCCGATCGCGACGACCGTGGAGGACGTCGACCGACTGGTCGAGCTGGCCGCCGAAGCCGAGCGCGTCGTCACAGCCTTCCAGAACCAGCGCCTCGAGCCGTCCTTCCTGGCCATCCGCGACATCATCGACTCCGGCCGGATCGGCGAGCCGCTGCTGATCCGTCGTACGACGCATCGCTACTCCCGCCGGGACGACTGGCAGACGCTCCGGCGGATGGGCGGCGGTGAACTGCCGAACACCGCGCTGCACTTCCTCGATCAGCTCATGACGCTGGTGCCGGACGCCGAGTTGCAGATCTTCGCCGATCTCCGGCACACGATCAGCGCCGGTGATGCCGAGGACCACGTCAAACTGACCATTCGGCCCGATCACGGGCCGGTGATCGATCTCGAGTCCAGCATGGCGATCGCCAGCCCGCAGGAACCTTGGTTCGTTGCCGGAACTCTCGGCACGATCACCGGTACGGCGCAGCTGCTGCACGTCCGCCGTACCGACTTGTCCGGCCTTCCGGTCCGCGAAGCCAAGGACACCGCGCCCGATGGCCGCGCCTACCCAGCCTCTGAGGCGCTGGACTGGGAGGAGACCACGGTCACGGTCGATCCTGAGGATCGCCGGACAGATCAATACTACGAGCTGCTCTACGACACCATTCGCAACAAGGCCGAACCATTCGTCACGATGAGGAGCGTACGTCGAGTGGTCGACGTGATGGAGACTGCACGGCGGCTGTCGAACTTCCCGTGA